The Actinomadura graeca nucleotide sequence CCCCTCAGCCGGTCTTCGCCGCGTCGAGGACGGGGACGGCGGCGGCGCGGCGGGCGGGGAGGGCGGAGGTGGCGAGGGCCACGGCGGCGGCGCCCGCGATGATCAGGACGAACAGCCACCAGGGCGCGGCGGGGGTGAGGAACGAGCTGCCCGTGGCCGCGCCCATGAGCGCGACCGTGCCGAACGCCGTGCCGATCCCCAGGATCCCGCCGAGGAGGACGACCGTGGCGGCCTCCCAGCGGACGATCGAGCGGATCTGCGCGGCCGTCGCGCCGACGGCGCCGAGCAGTCCGAACTCGCGGGTCCGCTCGGCGACGCTCATCGACACCGTGGTGGCCATCCCGAACAGCGCGAGGACGAGCGCCATGCCGATGAAGCCGTATATGACCCGCATTCCCTTGGTCATCGCGCCGGACGCGGTCTTCACGTAGCCGTCCTTGTCCATGACCTCGACGCCCGGGACGCCGGCGACCGCGCGGCCGATGGCCTCCCGGGTGCCGCCGCGGACGAGCACCGCCTGCGTCGCGGCGTCCGGGTCCAGGCGCTCCATCGTGGCGGGCGACACCAGGGCCTCGTCGGCGAACAGGTGGGACGGGTCGTGGTAGACGTCGGCGACCGTCAGCGCGACCTGGCCCCGGGCGCCGCGCACGACGATCCGCCGTCCCACCGTGAGCCGGTTCGCCTTCATCACCCGTGACGTGACGGCGATCTCCCCGGCGCCGAGCGGCCGGGGCCGTCCGCCGAGCCTGAGGACGGACGGGAGGGCCGCCTGGTCCGCGCCGGTGACGGTGAGGTACACCGGTTCGGGGGCCTCCTCGGGCGACGGCCGCCTCGGCGGCGGGTCGACGAGCTTGGCGGACGCCGTGGTGATCGCCACCGCGTGGGAGACGCCGGGCGCGCGGGCGGCGCGGGCGGCGGTGTCCCGGGGGAGCGGGGCGGGCCCGTCGGAGGTCGTGCCGGTCGCGGCGACGGCGTGCCCGGCGCGCATCACCTGGCCACCGGCCTCCTCGAAGCGCGCGTCCGCCGACAGCACCATCAGCGCGGTCGTGCCGACCAGCGCGACGCCCAGCATCAGGGACGAGGCGGCGGAGGAGACGCGGCGGGGGCTGCGGGTGATGGTGGCGCGGGCGAGCCGGCCCGCCTCGCCGCTGACCGCCATCCCGAGCCGCCCGACGAGCCCGCCGAGCGGGCCGACGAAGAACGGGGCGAGGACGGCGAGGCCCCCGACCGCCGTCATCGAGCCCATGAGGATCATGACGGCGACGCCGACGGTCAGGTCGGGCCCCGGCGGCTCCTCCGCCTTGATCGCGAAGGTCAGGCCGTAGAGCATCGCCGCGAAACCGAAGATCACGGTGGCGCCGAGCAGCCGGGGCCGGCGGCGGCCGGTGGACTCGGTGCTCGCCGCGCGCAGCGCCTGCATCGGCGCGATCCGCGCGGCGCGGCGCGCGGCGCGCCAGGCGGCGAGCTGGGTGACCAGGACGCCGGCGGCGGCCGGGGCGGCGAGCGCGACCCAGCCGTACTGGGCGTCCGCGGCGGAGATGTCGAAGCCGTCCTGCGCGAACAGCCGGGTGAGCAGCGCGGACACGGGATAGCCGGCGGCGACGCCGCCGATCGAGGCGACCACGCCGAGGGCGAGCGCCTCGAACCGGATCAGCCGCTTGATCTGCCGTGGCGTGGCGCCGATCGCGCTGAGCAGGGCGAGGCGGCGCGTCCGCTGCCGGACGAGCGTGCCGAACGTGTTGGCCACGACGAACAGCCCGACGAACACCGCGACCGACGACAGCATCCCGATCGAGCCGCCGATGGAGACCCCGGTGGAGCGGATGGAGGCGGACTCGGCGTCGCGGACCGACCCGGCCGTCCGCACGGTGGCGGTGCGGCCCAGGTCGCGCGACAGCCCGTCCCTGAGCGTCGCGGGCGCGACGCCCGGGGCGGCCTTCACCCACAGCGCCTGCCAGGTCCCGGGCGGAAGCCCGCTCACCTGCCGGACGGTCTCGGGCGTGGCGAGCAGCAGGTCGCCGCTCGCGACCGCGCTGCGGCCCCGGACGGTGACGATCCCGACGACCTTCATCGCGCGGGCCTCGCGGGGCAGCGACATCCGCATCGGGTCGCCGGTGCGCAGCTTCCCGGCGCGGGCCACGTGCCGGGTGACCACGATCTCGTCCGGCGCCCTGGGCGCGCGGCCCGACTCCAGGTGGTAGGCGTTGAGGCGGCCGTCGGACGGCCACGGCCGCAGCCGGGTCATGGCCCCGGCGGGCGGGACGATCGTCCGGCCGTCCGCGCCGCTCGCGGTCGCCTCGACCATGGCGTCGCCGGAGACGGCGGCGACCCCGGGACGGCCCGCGACCCGGGCCAGCGGGACCCGGCCGTCCGGCGCGGCGTAGACCTCGTCGGGGTCGACCGACCCGCCCTGGACGAGGACGTCGGCGGCGGCGTACTCGCTGGCGTCGCTGCCCGACACCGCCTCCTGGGCGCGCAGCGTGAACTGGAGCGATCCCGCGATCAGGCCGATCGAGAACAGCGCCGCCAGCAGCGTGGCGGTGAGCCGCATCCACCCCTCGGCGAACGAACGGCGCGCGATGAGCCACATGCCGCTCAGCCCTCCATCCGGCGCATCACGGCGTGGACCTGGTCGATCGTGGGCGAGGCGAGCCCGTGCACGATCATCCCGTCGGCCAGGAACAGCACCCGGTCGGCGTACGCGGCGGCCGCCGGATCGTGCGTCACCATGATCACCGTCTGCCCGTGGTCGTCCACGGCCGTGCGCAGGAACCCCAGCACCTCGGCCCCCGAGCGGGAGTCGAGGTTGCCGGTCGGCTCGTCGGCGAACAGCACCTCGGGGCGGGTGAGCAGCGCCCGCGCCACCGCGACCCGCTGCTGCTGCCCGCCCGACAGCTCGCCCGGCCGGTGCGAGAGCCGCTCGCGCAGGCCCAGCGCGTCCACGATCGTGTCGAACCACCGGCGGTCCGCGCGCCGGTTGCCGAGCCGCCCGGTCAGCAGGATGTTCTCCTCCGCCGTCAGCATCGGCAGCAGGTTGAAGGACTGGAAGACGAAGCCGAGCCGGTCGCGGCGCAGCTTGGTCAGCCGGGTGCGCGACAGCGCGGTGATCTCGACGTCGCCGATGCGGACCGTCCCGGAGGTGACGGTGTCCAGCCCGGCCAGGCAGTGCAGGAACGTCGACTTGCCCGACCCGGACGGTCCCATGATCGCGGTGAACCGGCCGCGGGCGAACGCCGCGGAGACGCCGCGCAGCGCGGTCACGGCGCCGTCGCCCGTCCCGTAGGACTTGACGAGGTCGGACGCGACGGCCACGGGTTCGCCGACGTGCCCGGCGGCCGGGGCGGGGGTTGTCTGCATCATGCCTCAAGCCAACCGCCGCACGCCCCCCGCCCACATTGGCGCGGACTCCAGAGTCGCGGGTGGGGGCAGCCCCACCCTCAGCGCCCCTGGAAGGTGGGCCGCTCCTTCTTCAGGAACGCCTCCGTGGCGTTGTGGTGGTCGCCGGTGGCCTCGCACTCGTCCTGGAGGACGGCCTCCCTCTCCAGCGCGGAGGCCAGGTCGCTCGTGGCCGCGTGGTCGAGCGCCGCCTTGACGGCGCCGTAGGCGACGGTCGGCCCCGATGCCAGGCGCCGGGCCAGCTCCACGGACGCGGGGGCCAGCTCGTCCGCCGGGACGACGCGGTTCACCAGCCCGAGCTCCAGCGCCTCCGGGGCCTTCACCGGCTCGGCGAGCAGCAGCAGCTCCGCCGCCTTGGCGCGGCCGACGAGGCGTTGCAGCGTCCACGACATGCCGCTGTCGGGGGCGAGCCCGATCCCGGTGAACGCGGTGGCGAACCGGGCCCCGTCGGACGCGATGATCAGGTCGCAGGCGAACGCCAGCGACGCCCCGGCGCCCGCCGCGACGCCGTTCACGGCCGCGACGACCGGCTTGGCCATGCGTGTGATCCCCAGCACGATGGGGTTGTAGTGGCGGCGGACGGTGTCGTCCAGGCCCTTGCCCGCCGCGAGGTTGTCGGCGTGCTCGCGCAGGTCCTGACCTGCGCAGAAGGCCCGTCCGGCGCCCGTGAGGATCACCGCCCTCGCCGAGGGGTCGGCGGCGGCGCGCCGGACGGTCGCGCGCAGCGCCTCCTTCATCTCCCCGGTCAGCGAATTCATGCCGTCCGGGCGGTTGAGCGTGATGGTGGCCACACCGTCGGACACGTCGTACAACACGGTCTCGGACATCGCCGTCCTTCCCTTCCGAGGAGATCCTTTCACAGGCGGCGAAGGGGCCTCTGATCTCGGACTTCCGATCTGGAGGCTGATCGTTACCACTTCGCGCCCGGAAGACGAGATAATGGACCACTACTGATGACGCGAATGCGACCGGCGGCCCCGTGGCCAACGGTGCCCGGAGGCCCCAGCGGCCCTAGGCAGGAAGGGGATGCACGCATGGCGGCGATGAAGCCGCGGACGGGAGACGGTCCGCTCGAAGTGACCAAGGAGGGGCGCGGAATCGTCATGCGGGTCCCGCTAGAGGGCGGTGGCCGCCTTGTGGTCGAGCTCTCGGCCGACGAGGCGAAGGAGCTCGGCGAGGCCCTCAAGGAAGTCGTGGGCTGACGGCTCCGCCCTTCCCTGCTTGAGGTGACGGTCCCGGCGGAACCGCCGGGACCCTCGCCGTTCCAGGACGCGTCACCACACCGCCCGCCGACCACACAGGGGGAACCGACCGCCATGCCCATCGAGACCCGTATCCGCGGCGCCGCCGGCACCGTCTCGCAGACCGCGGTCGAGCTCGGGGCCGAGGTGGTCGCGGTGCCCGTCCGCTCCGGGCCCGCCGCCCCGGCCGCCGAGGTCGCGGCCACGCTGCCGTTCACGCTGGACGAGCTGCTCGCGCTGCACAGGGCCAAGGGCGAGCCGGGCGAGATCGTGTCCGTCCCCGTCCGGGTGGGCGGGCAGGTCCGCGAGCTGCTGCTGTACGGGGTGGGCGAGGCGTCCCCGGCCGACCTGCGCAGGGCCGGCGCGGCGCTCGCCCGCCGGGGCCGCGGACGGGCCGCCCTGGTCGCGGGCGTCCCGGACGGCGACCTCGCCGCGTTCGTCGAGGGCGCGCTGCTCGCCTGCTACGGCTTCACGATCGGCGCGCCGTCGCCGAAGGGCCCGCTGGGCACCCTGGCCGTGCTGACCGAGGCCGGGCCGGAGTCCGACGCCCCGGCGATCGCGCGCGGCACCGCCCGCGCGCAGGCCACCGCGTTCGCCCGCGACCTCGCCAACACGCCCTCCGGTGAGAAGGACCCCTCCTGGCTCGCCGGGCAGGCGGCGCGGGCCGCGGACGGCGCCGGTGTCACCGTCCGCGTCCGCGACGAGAAGGAACTGGCCGAGGGCGGCTTCGGGGGCCTGCTGGCCGTCGGCGCCGGGTCCGCGCGGCCGCCGCGGCTGATCGAGCTGTCCTACGTCCCCGAGGGGAAGCCCGAGCGGCACGTCGTCCTGGTCGGGAAGGGCATCACGTTCGACAGCGGCGGCCTGTCGCTGAAGCCCAACGACAACATGAAGACGATGAAGACCGACATGGCGGGCGGCGGTGCGGTCATCGCCGTCATGGGCGCGCTGCGCGCCCTCGGCGTCCGCGCGCGCGTCACCGGCCTGGTCGC carries:
- a CDS encoding DUF3117 domain-containing protein, with protein sequence MAAMKPRTGDGPLEVTKEGRGIVMRVPLEGGGRLVVELSADEAKELGEALKEVVG
- a CDS encoding FtsX-like permease family protein, with product MWLIARRSFAEGWMRLTATLLAALFSIGLIAGSLQFTLRAQEAVSGSDASEYAAADVLVQGGSVDPDEVYAAPDGRVPLARVAGRPGVAAVSGDAMVEATASGADGRTIVPPAGAMTRLRPWPSDGRLNAYHLESGRAPRAPDEIVVTRHVARAGKLRTGDPMRMSLPREARAMKVVGIVTVRGRSAVASGDLLLATPETVRQVSGLPPGTWQALWVKAAPGVAPATLRDGLSRDLGRTATVRTAGSVRDAESASIRSTGVSIGGSIGMLSSVAVFVGLFVVANTFGTLVRQRTRRLALLSAIGATPRQIKRLIRFEALALGVVASIGGVAAGYPVSALLTRLFAQDGFDISAADAQYGWVALAAPAAAGVLVTQLAAWRAARRAARIAPMQALRAASTESTGRRRPRLLGATVIFGFAAMLYGLTFAIKAEEPPGPDLTVGVAVMILMGSMTAVGGLAVLAPFFVGPLGGLVGRLGMAVSGEAGRLARATITRSPRRVSSAASSLMLGVALVGTTALMVLSADARFEEAGGQVMRAGHAVAATGTTSDGPAPLPRDTAARAARAPGVSHAVAITTASAKLVDPPPRRPSPEEAPEPVYLTVTGADQAALPSVLRLGGRPRPLGAGEIAVTSRVMKANRLTVGRRIVVRGARGQVALTVADVYHDPSHLFADEALVSPATMERLDPDAATQAVLVRGGTREAIGRAVAGVPGVEVMDKDGYVKTASGAMTKGMRVIYGFIGMALVLALFGMATTVSMSVAERTREFGLLGAVGATAAQIRSIVRWEAATVVLLGGILGIGTAFGTVALMGAATGSSFLTPAAPWWLFVLIIAGAAAVALATSALPARRAAAVPVLDAAKTG
- a CDS encoding leucyl aminopeptidase, translating into MPIETRIRGAAGTVSQTAVELGAEVVAVPVRSGPAAPAAEVAATLPFTLDELLALHRAKGEPGEIVSVPVRVGGQVRELLLYGVGEASPADLRRAGAALARRGRGRAALVAGVPDGDLAAFVEGALLACYGFTIGAPSPKGPLGTLAVLTEAGPESDAPAIARGTARAQATAFARDLANTPSGEKDPSWLAGQAARAADGAGVTVRVRDEKELAEGGFGGLLAVGAGSARPPRLIELSYVPEGKPERHVVLVGKGITFDSGGLSLKPNDNMKTMKTDMAGGGAVIAVMGALRALGVRARVTGLVAAAENMPSGSSMRPGDVIAHFGGKTSEVLNTDAEGRLVLADALAYAHAELDPDVIVDVATLTGAAKVALGLKTGALFANDDALAAALTGAGRSAGEPLWRLPLVEDYRAAIDSDVADINNIGRGGYGGGSITAALFLREFVGGRPWAHLDVAGPGRSTFEDAEITRGATGFGTRLLLEWLTPA
- a CDS encoding ABC transporter ATP-binding protein — protein: MMQTTPAPAAGHVGEPVAVASDLVKSYGTGDGAVTALRGVSAAFARGRFTAIMGPSGSGKSTFLHCLAGLDTVTSGTVRIGDVEITALSRTRLTKLRRDRLGFVFQSFNLLPMLTAEENILLTGRLGNRRADRRWFDTIVDALGLRERLSHRPGELSGGQQQRVAVARALLTRPEVLFADEPTGNLDSRSGAEVLGFLRTAVDDHGQTVIMVTHDPAAAAYADRVLFLADGMIVHGLASPTIDQVHAVMRRMEG
- a CDS encoding enoyl-CoA hydratase-related protein, whose amino-acid sequence is MSETVLYDVSDGVATITLNRPDGMNSLTGEMKEALRATVRRAAADPSARAVILTGAGRAFCAGQDLREHADNLAAGKGLDDTVRRHYNPIVLGITRMAKPVVAAVNGVAAGAGASLAFACDLIIASDGARFATAFTGIGLAPDSGMSWTLQRLVGRAKAAELLLLAEPVKAPEALELGLVNRVVPADELAPASVELARRLASGPTVAYGAVKAALDHAATSDLASALEREAVLQDECEATGDHHNATEAFLKKERPTFQGR